The proteins below come from a single Spiroplasma endosymbiont of Atherix ibis genomic window:
- the rplP gene encoding 50S ribosomal protein L16 — protein sequence MLMPKRVKFRRPHRVSYEGKAKGGKFIAFGEYGLMSLDGAWITSRQIEAARIAMTRYMKRFGKVWIRIFPHMAKTKKPLEVRMGSGKGSPEEWVAVVKTGQFMFEIGGVSEEVAREALRLAIHKLPVRCKIVKRGDE from the coding sequence ATGTTAATGCCCAAAAGAGTTAAATTCCGTCGTCCTCATAGAGTGAGTTATGAAGGAAAAGCAAAAGGTGGAAAATTCATTGCATTTGGTGAATATGGATTAATGTCATTAGATGGTGCTTGAATTACTTCAAGACAAATTGAAGCAGCACGTATTGCTATGACACGTTATATGAAACGTTTTGGAAAAGTTTGAATTAGAATATTTCCCCATATGGCAAAAACTAAAAAGCCATTAGAAGTACGTATGGGTTCAGGAAAAGGATCTCCTGAAGAATGAGTAGCAGTAGTTAAAACTGGTCAATTTATGTTTGAAATTGGTGGAGTTTCAGAAGAAGTTGCTCGTGAAGCCTTACGTTTAGCAATACATAAATTACCAGTGCGTTGCAAAATTGTTAAGAGAGGTGATGAATAA